GGTCCGCAGGGGGTGTCCCCGACGATCCCGCAGTGGCCGTGGGAGGTGTATTCGCATGCGCAGACGTCGGTTATGACGACCATGTCCGGGACTTCGGACTTTATCATGCGGACAGCCTCCTGGACTACGCCGTTTTCGTTCCAGGCTTCGGTCGCGTTCTCGTCCTTGGCTTTCGGGATTCCGAAGACGAGCATAGCCTGGATTCCCTTATCAAGGATCCTCTGCGCAACGTCGCCGGCTTCGTAGAGCGGGTACCTGTACTGGCCGGGCATGGATTCGATCGGCTTTTTCTCGGTGATATTCTCGTCGAAGAATACCGGCATAATCAGGTCCTCTTTCAGGACCGTGGTCTCCCTGAAGAGAGGCTGTATATTTCTTTTTCTCAGTCTTCTGAGTCGTCTTTGCGGATACATGGATTATTTCCTCTGGTTATTGCATGGACATACTTCTCTGCACCCTCCAGGTCACCGGATTCGGCACAGCCTCTTATTGCTATAGTGGCGTCTGAAAACATCTTCTTTACCAGCACCTTAGATAAGTCTTCGATTACGCCCCTGGTCTTTTCATCGGCATCTTTGAGCCTCGATAGGGCCTTGTCCCTCTCGCGTATGCGTATGGACTCGGCCCATGTATAGAGGTCGACGAGGATATCGTCGGCGGAGGTGCGGTTGAGCATCGAGACAAAAGAGATGAGATCCAGCGAGATCATTTTTTCTGCGGCTTCCGCCTGTTTTTTGCGGATGCCCATGTTCTTCTCGCTGACGCTCCTGAGATCGTCGATGGTGAAAACCTTCACCCTGTCGATGTTCGCGATCTCTTCCTCTACGTCGCGGGGCTGGGCGATGTCGATGAGTATCAGCGGGCGCTCCTTTTCGTCGAGCGGCCAGCGGCGGCTTTCAAGCGCCTCCCTGAGCTCATTTGCATGGATTACGGCATGGGGGGCCCCGGTGCACGAGATCACGACGTCGGATAAGGAGATATAGCGGTAGAGATCGTCCATCTTGACCGCCTTTCCGCCGATCTTGTCTGCAAGGTCGACGGCCGTCTCGTATGTCCTGTTCGTGACATAGATGGCCCTGAGGTTCTTTGCCGCAATGGCCTGTGCGACGAGCTTTCCCATCTCACCGACGCCGACGACAAGGATGTGCCGGTCTTCGAGCGTCCCGAGAAGATCCTCGGCGAGGGTTACTGCCGCGGACCCGATGGAGACTGCGCCGCTGTTGATTTTCGTCCTGTTCCGGACTTCTATTCCGGTGTGGATCGCCCTGTTGATGCACATATCGAGGACGCGGTCGCAGTGCCCGGTCTCCTGGGAGAGGATCAGGGCCGTCTTGAGCTGGCCGAGGATCTGGTCCTCGCCGATTATCATCGACTCCATACCTGATGCGAGTCTCAAAAGATGGTCGAGGACGTCTTCTCCTTCGAGCATCCGGTAGCCGGATCGTCCCTTGTCTTTGAGGAAGCGATCGAGTGTTGCACCGTCGCCGTGTACGAATATCTCGATCCTGTTGCATGTCTGGAGTAAAACGATTCCTTTGAAGAGCTCTCCGGCCTCGTCCATGAACTCCTTCTCGTCGGGGAAACGGAAATCCTCGAGTGCCGGGATGTCCGCCTCCCTGTGCGAGATGCCGGCGCATGCAACGGGAATAAAAAGGCTGTTTTTCATCTGAGATATTTCCTGGTTATATATTCAACCGCAGCTCTTTTGTTTTTATCGAGATGGTCCCAGACGGCCTCGTCCTCGACTATCTCCCTGAGTATCCGGTTCCTCTCGTCCTGATCGGGGATTTCGTTTTTGAGCGTCTCCCTGAACTCCGACTGGAGCTCGATCATGTCGTCGAGGCCGCGGCATTCCCTCTCAAGGAGATGGCGGACGTAGCGTGGGATCGCGGGGCTCTTTCCTTCGGTGGAGATCGCGATCATGTAGTTCTTCCCCCTGACGACGGACGGGATCATGATGTCGCCCGGATCACCGTCTGCGTTGTTGAACGGGATTCCCTTCTCCCTGCAGACTTCCCCGATGGTGTTGTTCAGTTTTTTATCGGAGGTCGCCGCGACTACCAGCGCCGAGCCTTTAATGAAATCCGCGATCGATTCCCTCCCGGCGCAGACTTCTTTGGTGATGCAGGTTACGCCGAGCTTTATGATCTCTTCGTCGATACTCCGGCCGATCACGGTCACTGCCGCTTCAGGGTGGAAAAAAGAGGCTTTCCTGAACGCAACGCGTCCGCCGCCGAATATTGTGACACTCTTTCCCGAAAGATCATGGATAAGAGGAATCATTGGATAAAAAGTAGGTCGTAGTTTTATAAAACTTTATCAGAAAAACCAGTTGCTTTAGTAACACTCAGCCTTCGTATCGCTTTCACTGCACAACGCCCGCGGACCTGAACGGGGAAAAGAATTAATATCAAAAATAATTTCAAAATTAATATCAAATATCGACCCGATTTAAAAAAAGGGCTGAAAGGCTGAAGGATTTCGATATGTTTATATTGATTCAGCAGTAATATTGTAGAGCACCACAGAAGGGATGTCTGAAGATGTCTTCTGTCTGTAATGCGTCGATAGTGTAGCGGTTATCACTAGGCGTTGCCAACGCCTAAACTCGGGTTCGATTCCCGGTCGACGCACTTGGTTTTTTAATATTTTTAGCATCATTTTTCTTTCTGTCATTCTTAACATCACAAAATCAGAATTACAAGCTTTATCCCGTCTCCTGCAATACAATCTATATCAAATACTGGTGATGAGATGAAGGGAGATCTTTTTTTCATATTCGTTTTGCTATGTCTGCTTGCATTTTTCCTGGCAGCCGGCTGTACCGGGAACTCGGAGTATAACGAACAGATAGGGGAGCCTGACGATCCTGTGACTTACGAACCGGCAGACGAGTGCATTGTTCCGGATGCGACACTGGATGAAAAGATCGGCCAGATGATTATGGTGGGCTTCCGTGGGTTTACAGCGGATAACGACTCACAGATTGCGGATGATATCAGAAACGGAAGAGTCGGGGGGGTTATACTTTTCGATCGTGATGTAGCCCTGAACAGCAGTGAGAGAAATATCAAATCCCCTGAACAGGTTTCTTTACTAAATAGCCAGCTCCAGGGCTATGCAGAAAAGATCCCTCTCTTCATTTCAGTCGACCAGGAAGGCGGCAAGATCTGCCGTCTCAAGGAAAGTTACGGCTTTCCAGCGGTTCCCTCCGCCGAGTACCTCGGCAGCATGGATAATGAGACGATAACACGTGAAGCGGGAAGCATTCTTGCAGATACAGTGAAAAATGCCGGATTCAATATGAATTTTGCTCCTGTTGTCGATCTGATGGTTAATCCGGATTCTCCGGCAATAGGAAAGCTTAACAGAAGCTTTTCAGATGATCCGGTTGTTGTAGCCCGCAATGCCGGCTGGATTATCGATGAGCACCAGAAAGCCGGCATAATTACGGCGATAAAGCATTTCCCCGGCCACGGGAGTGCGATGGCGGATTCACATGCGGGTTTTACCGATGTGACGGATACGTGGAGCGAAGAGGAGCTTATACCCTATGAAATCCTGATAGACGAGGGTGTTCCGGATATGGTGATGACCGCACATATCTATAACCAGAACCTCGATCCCGATTATCCCGCGACTCTCTCGGAAAAAACAATTACAGGTATTCTCAGGGACAGGCTGGATTATGACGGTGTCGTAATTACCGATGCGATGGATATGGGTGCGATTGCCGACAATTACGGTATGAAGGAAGCCTTGAATCTTTCAATAAATGCCGGCTGCGATATTATTCTCTTCGCAAACAATATCGTCTATGATGAAAGGATCGCAGAGAACGCGACAGGGCTCATAAAGGAGCTTGTACTTGATGGTGATATCCCGGAGGAGAGGATTAACGAATCATATGAAAGAATAATCCGGCTGAAGATGAAGTATTTGGGATGCGAATAATATGGTTTTTGCTATACGCCATTTAACAATGGCCTGAAAAAATCGGCTCTTCGTTAATCTATGTGGGTATAATCAAGTTTTACTTATTTTGGCAACCCCTCGCCGCGAGCCGCAAAGCAGACTCGCGGATCGGCCCCGACCTCGGGGCCTCTCAATGGCGATAAGCCGCCCACGGGATAGACGAGTATCCCTGGGCGGCGAGACGCGGTAAACTCATGGCGTTGTACAGAAGGGGATATGCCAAAAAAATTCAACAGCTTAGGGGACCCTTGCCGGTCCCCTGAGCGTGCCGTTGGAGGGCTATCTTAGGGCAAGGCCCCTAGGTAGGGGCCGTCCGGCGCGCCTGGCCGCCGGTGCCGGGGTTGCCTGAATAAGGTAAAGTAAGGTATGTAAGCAATACGGTAGAAGAAGCTCACAAAAATCTTCAGGAAGCCTTAGAACTCTTTTTTGAGACTGCATCGCCACAGGAGATCCAGTCCCGGTCTCTTTATGCTTATTAGAATGAAAAAAAGAGAAGTGCCTTAATCTGATACTCTTCACAACGGCTTTCTCATCACATTATATGTGTAGCCGTACTCGTCCGAGTATTTTTCAAATGTTTCAATCTCTTTTTTCAGCCCTTCGATAACCATGAGGGCGGTTTCATCGTCTTTGAATTTCTCCCTAAGGTTTCCTAAATTCTCTCTGACTTTACTATAGTAGCTCTCTTCCCAGACTCGTGAAGGAAGCCTGAAGGACCCGACAAGTTCAAGCCCGGCATTCCGGATGATCTCAAATCCCTTCTCGTCGATCATCAGGTTGGGATCGATCTCTGCGAAGAACTCCCGTGTCTCTGCCGACGGAGTTTCGGTGAACCAGAACAGATCGGATATCATCATGTATCCGCCCGGTTTCATGAATTTCTTCCAGTAATTGACGGCATTTCCAAAGCCAATAATGAATGAACATCCTTCGGCCCATATGATGTCGAAAGACTCCTCTTCAAAGGGAAGATCGTCCATTGATGCACGGACTGTTTTGACTCTCCCGGATAGACCTCCGGTTGCAATTTTTTCATCCACCGCATCGAGGAAAGGCTGGTATAGATCCGTCGCCGTTATCCTGCATGACGGGCACAGGCGGGCAAGGGCCATAGTCTGCACGCCCTTCCCGCAGCCGACATCAAGGATTTCACCACCTCCTTCCGGGGGTTCTCCGATGATTGAAAATGCCTTTTCGGTGTGCTCGTCGTCTCCCGGTCCCTGCCTGGGAAACGATTCAAAAATCTTAAAAACTGGATTGTTTTCCATATATCATTTTAATTTCAAGGTTGCTTTTAATTTGCGGTCGCTGCGAAACGCGGTAAATTCATGGCGTTTACGGAATGGGATATATTAAAAAACAAATTCAACAGCTTAGGGGACCCTTGCCGGTCCCCTGAGCGTGCCATGAGATGGCTATCTTAAGGCAAGGCCCCTGGGCAGGGGCCGTCCGGCGGTCTGGCGCCGCCGGTGCCGGGGTTGCCTGATTCATTGAACTCTGTCCGGAAAAATAAACCTGAGAAGAAAATATTATGCCCTTTTAATAACGGAATCAAGGATTATTGTAAACTGGAGATCTTTTCCTACGAGCGGCTTGTTCGTATCGACGGTTACCGAATCTTCCGTTACATTAGTAAAGACATATCTCATGTATTTTCCTTCCGGGAGCCTGTACTCGATCATCGGGCAGGAATAACCGGGGATAAAAGATATCGTGATATTCTCCTTGTCCATGCCGTTTACCAGATCTATTGCCTCGGTCAACGGAATATTCTGTACCAGGCTCTCATTTTTCTCCCCGTATCCCTCGTCCGGGGTTAAAACGACTGTTTTCGTCTCCCCTGGAACCATTCCCTGGATCGCCTTGTCGAACCCGGGGATCATGGCCCCGCTCCCGAGTGTGAAATTCAGCGGCGTTCCATTATAATTCGATTCGAATACGCTCCCCCCGGGAAAAGAGAGGGAATAATATACGCTGACCTGATCACCGGCTTTTGCAGGCGCTTTATTATCTATTTCATAGCTTCCCGCCAGCGTCGATCCTGACAGGAGGACAATTGACAGAATAATAGCAATAATTACCAGTGAAAGGCGGGACAGTATCTTGAAGCAAACTCTTTTTTTCATGTAATATCAAATTACGTAGGATATCATAACGATTTCTTTTTTTTTTGTTTGGAGAAAAGGAATAGGTTCACCAGGGGAATTAGCTAAAGTATAATTGCTGGTTGTTGCACTTCGATTTTGTAAGAATTTCTATAAATTATTGATATATTATAGCGTGCTTCATATTCAAGAAGAATCAGTTATTGATATATTGACAAAGGCTAGTCCTTCAGTTCTTGGAACTTTGGGTAAATTGGGAGCATCTGGGAAGATATCGTTGATGGTCAAAATTACTTCATGAGCGATTTGCCGAATAGCACAATATTCAATGGGTGTAGGAAACTTCTTTGACTTACCATGAGCATCAATAGTTCCTATTGATCCTTTATCATGATATTTTGTCAAATCAGCATAAGCTTCTGTTAAACCCGTATCAACATGAGCTCCCCCATCTTTATTAGACATATCATACACTAAATTGAATCGACTGATTTTGTGCATTGCATTTTCATTATTAATTGCATCTTTTCCTATTGGTAAGAGATAATCAGAACGATAAACAGTCATTACAGGCTCTTCCCACCAATCAGTAAAAGAAATTTTTTTAAAACTTTCTTTTTTTCCAAGTTTTGCTTGGAAATCTCCTCCAGAAGCCAGGGAAATTTGTAATAATCCAAGAGTGGGTAAAAGATTTTCAGGATCATATCCTTCCGATGAATCGTAAAATGATGAATTTTTCTTTCCCAAATGAGTGAATAGTGAAATTGACGATTTTGAATCATGCAGTAATAATCTAAGAATTGTAGCCATCTTTTTTGCTTCACATAAATATCCTTGATCAAAAAGTTTAGCTGAATTTATTAAGCATTGTAGTTGTTCATTTAAATGAAATTCAAAATCTTTCTGGGTATTTTGATATCCTTTTTTTGCTCTTCCTCTCGCTCTTTGTTTTTCAGGATCTACCATATTTTATAATAAAATTGTGATCCTTTAAAAAATGTGGTAATATATATAATAGTCCTTTCATCTCCTCATATAGATTATCAGACCAAACTTAACTTCAGGTTACAAGAAAGAGTTAGTGTATTTTTTTGTCTTCCCTATTAAACTCTTAATTAGACCAGAAAGATGATGTTAATTATCTGATCCAACATTTGCATAGAGTCTTAAATCTCCAATATTTTGATTTAGGTTAGAGTTTATTATTTCCATCTGCACTTTCATGAAGTAATGCAAATAATCTCCTAAAAACCATTAGTAAAGTGACACAAAAATGAGCAAAGCCAAAATATATTATAAAAGAAAAAAACCTGTTTCCTATACTATCTTGAAAAGATGAGAAAATCATCATAATGACTAAAAGTATTAAAATAATTGAAGAAACCACCAATAAATAAACAGAGTGATCAAATAACTCACTTAATAGGTCTTTCCGGATTTTTTCTTTAATGCTGAGATCATTTTTTTCATATTTGCCTGTTATTGAAAATAAAAGGAGAATGATATTTAATAAAAATCCCGTAAATATTGCAAAAGTGGTTATAAAAGCTGTAGCTATAGTTGTTGATAATAATTTATTGAAAAAAATACAAATTGCCGAAAATATAAACGGTATTAAAAAAAATAAAACTATAATCCAAAATAAATTAGAATTCTTTCTAACAGCTGTATAATGTTCATCAACAATTTCCTTTATACTAATTAATGGGATCATATCTAAGTCTCTATTTTCTCACCATGTTTTTCCTTTATATAATCCATATAATCTTGTGATTTTTCCTTTAATTCAGAAATTACAGGATGCCCCTGTTCCAATCTTATACTATCCAAAACTAATGATTCGTAGCACCTTTTATTCCTTGGTTCAAGATTCAAAGTTACATTACTTCCCTTAATCTTTACAACTGTTTTTATTTCGTCATATTGTTCATCGAATAATTCAAAGTAATCAGATTCTGTATTTTTTAAAATATCCACCAATTCTTCAGGCAATCTGATGCTCTTATTTCTATGACATCTAAATGTTCTTGCTTCAAAAATATCGGTTACACTTCCTTTATGTATTTTTTCTGCTTTATCTTTTGGAACTACTTTTTTTATTAGAGAAACTTCTAAAATCCTTGAGTTTTCTAGTTCCTTAAAAAGATCCTTAGAAATCATAGCATTTATATCAACTGTCAATTCAAGATCCTTAATGAACTCTTTCAGTGTCTTTTCAAAAGAAGTTTTAGCACTATGTATTCCAAAGGATTGAAAAATAATATAGCCCTCTGCTTTTCCTTTTGGTAAATAAATATGAAAAAACATAGGATACTGTTCAGTATCCTTTTCAGTTCTGGCTCCTAAAATCCTTTCTTTTGTATCAATATTCACAAAGTCGGCAGAATAACCGAATTCACCATACCACAATCTTCCAAGAAAATATCTTTTCCCCTCATCTCGGAAAATTCTATTTTCGAAATTAAATCCTTTATTATCAGAAAATTCAATAGATTCATACTTCTTGATATAACTCTTTAAAATGTCAAAAAAATCAACTTCTAAAGATTTGGTCTCTGGGTTTTCTTTCTCTTTTAATCCTAAAGAATGGATTTTATCTTTAGGCATAGATTCTACAGGAATACTGTCTAAAAGATAATTATCTCTTGAATTTTGTTTTTTTACACGAATATAATAAGGAATAAGCTTTATTTGCGTCATATTAATAAGTGCATTCTGTTGAACAGCATTAAATAATTTCTCTTTCGCATTTCACTATCCAGACAACCTGTAGACAATTATAATAAAACCACAACTTTCAATCATCAATAATGATCATTATAGTAACGATAAAGAGTGAAAATTATTTAATAAATTTTCAGATCTTAAATATATAGAATTAAATTAAAATATCAAAGAATGGAATGGGTTATTGAATTATCAGGTAATAATGATTATTTAAATATATTATCCGAAGTCGAGGATTTCGGAGATTTTATTATTTCTAAAAACGAGCAAACTTTTATTTTAAAATCAGATAAAATTAAAAAATCATCATCATATAATGAGATTAAAAAGTCGGTTGATGAGTTTTTAGAGATAATGAATGCTGCTTGTAAGATAAATACTATGAGCAATTCTAATAAGATTGTTGCAAATATTTGTTCTGATAATGAAAATAAAAAGAAAAACCATTATATCGAAGAATCTTCTGAAGAAATCGCAATAAATGATTCTTTCGAAATAATTGTAACTCGTCTCAATGGAACCACAGATTACTATAATTCATACAACCCTGCTATTGACTGGTTAAAATTAGGGATGAAAGATCCATTAATCAAACAAGCATTTGATCAAATTAATTATGACTTTGAGTCATGGGGAGCATTATATAAAATCCCCGAAATTATACAGGAATCTGTTGGAAATATTCCAAATAAAGGCTGGTGTTCAAAAAAGGATTTAGCGAGATTTAAACGAACTGCTTGTAGTTTTGAGGCATTGGGCGTAGAATCAAGACATGCAAATAAAAGTGCTTATTCTCCTAAAAATCCAATGACAATTTCTGAAGCCAAATCATTTATTATGATATTATTAGAGAATTGGAAAAATGAGAAATTAAAAGAATATAATATTGAACCATATCTTTAAAGAGTTAGTAAGAAATCATTTCCTATCCATATACTCCAAAAAGCTCACCCACAAAAAAAAACCCAAACCCATATCCCTCCCCAATCCAAAAATATCCAAATGCAAAACATCCTCATCCTTCTCGCAATCTACATCCTCCTCAATATCATCTCGCTCTTTGCCTTCGCCCTCGACAAAAGAAAGGCCGCGAAAGGAAAGTGGCGGACGCCTGAAAAGAAACTTCTGCTTCTCTCTTTCCTCGGGCCTTTCGGGGCGGCCTTCGGGATGAAGATGTTCCGGCACAAGACGATGAAGCTGAAGTTCAAGCTGGTCTATCTCTTCCTCGCCCTGCACATCGTCGCGATATGTGCCATTGTGATGTCCCTGGCGGATCTGATCTGAC
Above is a window of Methanolacinia paynteri DNA encoding:
- a CDS encoding DUF1294 domain-containing protein, which codes for MQNILILLAIYILLNIISLFAFALDKRKAAKGKWRTPEKKLLLLSFLGPFGAAFGMKMFRHKTMKLKFKLVYLFLALHIVAICAIVMSLADLI
- a CDS encoding precorrin-2 dehydrogenase/sirohydrochlorin ferrochelatase family protein, which gives rise to MIPLIHDLSGKSVTIFGGGRVAFRKASFFHPEAAVTVIGRSIDEEIIKLGVTCITKEVCAGRESIADFIKGSALVVAATSDKKLNNTIGEVCREKGIPFNNADGDPGDIMIPSVVRGKNYMIAISTEGKSPAIPRYVRHLLERECRGLDDMIELQSEFRETLKNEIPDQDERNRILREIVEDEAVWDHLDKNKRAAVEYITRKYLR
- a CDS encoding FKBP-type peptidyl-prolyl cis-trans isomerase, with the protein product MKKRVCFKILSRLSLVIIAIILSIVLLSGSTLAGSYEIDNKAPAKAGDQVSVYYSLSFPGGSVFESNYNGTPLNFTLGSGAMIPGFDKAIQGMVPGETKTVVLTPDEGYGEKNESLVQNIPLTEAIDLVNGMDKENITISFIPGYSCPMIEYRLPEGKYMRYVFTNVTEDSVTVDTNKPLVGKDLQFTIILDSVIKRA
- the hemA gene encoding glutamyl-tRNA reductase, which encodes MKNSLFIPVACAGISHREADIPALEDFRFPDEKEFMDEAGELFKGIVLLQTCNRIEIFVHGDGATLDRFLKDKGRSGYRMLEGEDVLDHLLRLASGMESMIIGEDQILGQLKTALILSQETGHCDRVLDMCINRAIHTGIEVRNRTKINSGAVSIGSAAVTLAEDLLGTLEDRHILVVGVGEMGKLVAQAIAAKNLRAIYVTNRTYETAVDLADKIGGKAVKMDDLYRYISLSDVVISCTGAPHAVIHANELREALESRRWPLDEKERPLILIDIAQPRDVEEEIANIDRVKVFTIDDLRSVSEKNMGIRKKQAEAAEKMISLDLISFVSMLNRTSADDILVDLYTWAESIRIRERDKALSRLKDADEKTRGVIEDLSKVLVKKMFSDATIAIRGCAESGDLEGAEKYVHAITRGNNPCIRKDDSED
- a CDS encoding class I SAM-dependent methyltransferase; its protein translation is MENNPVFKIFESFPRQGPGDDEHTEKAFSIIGEPPEGGGEILDVGCGKGVQTMALARLCPSCRITATDLYQPFLDAVDEKIATGGLSGRVKTVRASMDDLPFEEESFDIIWAEGCSFIIGFGNAVNYWKKFMKPGGYMMISDLFWFTETPSAETREFFAEIDPNLMIDEKGFEIIRNAGLELVGSFRLPSRVWEESYYSKVRENLGNLREKFKDDETALMVIEGLKKEIETFEKYSDEYGYTYNVMRKPL
- a CDS encoding glycoside hydrolase family 3 protein is translated as MKGDLFFIFVLLCLLAFFLAAGCTGNSEYNEQIGEPDDPVTYEPADECIVPDATLDEKIGQMIMVGFRGFTADNDSQIADDIRNGRVGGVILFDRDVALNSSERNIKSPEQVSLLNSQLQGYAEKIPLFISVDQEGGKICRLKESYGFPAVPSAEYLGSMDNETITREAGSILADTVKNAGFNMNFAPVVDLMVNPDSPAIGKLNRSFSDDPVVVARNAGWIIDEHQKAGIITAIKHFPGHGSAMADSHAGFTDVTDTWSEEELIPYEILIDEGVPDMVMTAHIYNQNLDPDYPATLSEKTITGILRDRLDYDGVVITDAMDMGAIADNYGMKEALNLSINAGCDIILFANNIVYDERIAENATGLIKELVLDGDIPEERINESYERIIRLKMKYLGCE